The Petrotoga olearia DSM 13574 genome contains the following window.
CAGATTTTATCGATTTAAATGAAAAAGAAGTTAAATTGTTGATAGCCTCAAAATTATATGAAGAAGGCAAGTTATCCATAGGAGAAGCTGCACAACTAGCAGAGCTTTCCAAGAGAGCTTTTATTGAAATATTAGGTAGTTTCGATGTCTCACTATTTAATT
Protein-coding sequences here:
- a CDS encoding UPF0175 family protein, producing MKTISINLPDFIDLNEKEVKLLIASKLYEEGKLSIGEAAQLAELSKRAFIEILGSFDVSLFNYNAEELRNDVKNA